A DNA window from Centropristis striata isolate RG_2023a ecotype Rhode Island chromosome 10, C.striata_1.0, whole genome shotgun sequence contains the following coding sequences:
- the gpr161a gene encoding G-protein coupled receptor 161 encodes MLRTEPVSNHSFTCLVAQPLTMNTSRNCTTVGNGEGLAALESISIVTITLLACLGNLLIVVTLYRRPYLLTPSNKFVFSLTLSNLLLSVLVLPFVAVSSAKREWVFGVVWCNFTALLYLLISSASMLTLGAIAIDRYYAVLYPMIYPMKITGNRAVVVIAYVWIHSLVGSLPPLFGWSSFEFDCYKWTCVASWHREPSYTAFWVIWCIFPPLFIMLACYGVIFRVARMKARKVHCGTVVVTQDDSTGAQRNGRKNSSTSTSSNGSRRSLVYAGSQCKAFVTILVVIGTFFMTWGPYVVVVCTEALWGQGSVSQGLETLVAWLSFCSAVCHPLIYGLWNKTVRKELLGMCFGDRYYRESFATRQRTSRLFSISNRITDLGMSPHLTAMLAGGGHLLAPGSSTGDTGFSFTQDSCTDVMLLDNFSTDGSSIPQQHGNLSGKRRSSVTFEDQVEQAKAENTNTSSVQVHAEVHKSLDTFASCLAKAIESDAKLTLFGDGLALPGGLFTTRAAPRPRYLDGQRLRLESIDEGIVKDDRDDDEDEQDLEEKPA; translated from the exons ATGCTCCGAACCGAGCCAG TCTCCAACCATTCCTTCACCTGTCTGGTGGCCCAGCCTCTCACCATGAACACCAGTAGGAACTGCACCACAGTGGGGAATGGTGAGGGTTTGGCCGCCTTGGAGTCAATCTCCATCGTGACCATCACACTCCTCGCCTGCCTGGGGAACCTCTTGATTGTGGTGACCCTCTATCGCAGGCCTTATCTGCTCACACCCAGCAACAAGTTTGTGTTCAGCCTGACCCTGTCcaacctgctgctgtctgtgcTGGTGCTGCCTTTTGTGGCTGTGAGCTCGGCAAAGAGGGAGTGGGTGTTTGGCGTGGTGTGGTGTAACTTCACTGCCCTGCTCTACCTGCTCATCAGCTCTGCTAGCATGCTCACCCTCGGAGCTATTGCCATTGACAG GTACTATGCAGTGCTTTACCCGATGATCTACCCCATGAAGATCACAGGAAACCGGGCGGTCGTCGTCATTGCCTATGTGTGGATACATTCCTTGGTGGGCTCTCTGCCTCCTCTGTTCGGCTGGTCCTCTTTCGAGTTTGACTGCTACAAATGGACCTGTGTTGCGTCTTGGCACAGAGAGCCGAGCTACACAGCCTTCTGGGTCATCTGGTGCATATTCCCGCCTTTATTCATCATGCTGGCCTGTTACGGTGTTATTTTCCGTGTTGCCCGCATGAAAGCCCGGAAAGTACACTGTGGGACGGTTGTTGTGACCCAGGACGACTCGACTGGAGCTCAGAGGAATGGGCGTAAAAACTCTAGCACCTCCACTTCCTCTAATGGAAGCCGGCGGAGCCTCGTGTACGCAGGCAGTCAGTGCAAGGCGTTTGTCACCATCTTGGTGGTGATCGGCACCTTCTTCATGACCTGGGGGCCGTATGTTGTGGTGGTGTGTACTGAGGCTTTGTGGGGACAAGGGAGCGTGTCTCAGGGACTGGAGACTCTGGTAGCGTGGCTGTCTTTCTGCAGCGCAGTTTGCCACCCGCTCATCTACGGTCTGTGGAATAAAACGGTGAGGAAGGAGCTGCTGGGGATGTGTTTCGGAGATCGTTACTACAGAGAGTCGTTCGCTACGCGGCAAAGGACGTCCCGCCTTTTCAGCATCTCCAACAGAATCACAG ACTTGGGTATGTCCCCACACCTGACAGCCATGCTGGCTGGTGGAGGGCATCTGCTGGCCCCAGGGAGCAGCACGGGGGATACTGGCTTCAGTTTCACTCAGGACTCAT GCACAGATGTGATGCTGCTGGATAACTTCTCCACAGACGGGTCCTCCATCCCACAGCAGCACGGGAACCTGTccgggaagaggaggagctccGTCACCTTTGAAGACCAGGTGGAGCAAGCCAAAG CTGAAAACACCAACACATCCTCAGTTCAAGTCCATGCAGAGGTACACAAATCCCTCGACACCTTCGCCTCCTGTCTGGCGAAGGCTATAGAGAGCGACGCTAAGCTCACCCTGTTTGGGGATGGTCTGGCTCTGCCGGGGGGACTATTCACAACCAGGGCAGCACCCAGACCCAGATACCTGGACGGGCAGAGACTGAGGCTGGAGAGTATCGATGAAGGGATCGTAAAAGACGAcagagatgatgatgaagacGAGCAGGACCTGGAGGAGAAACCAGCCTGA